Genomic segment of Leishmania panamensis strain MHOM/PA/94/PSC-1 chromosome 20 sequence:
GGGTCTACgtggcggcaacagcagcagcaaggcatGCACCCGTATCGCCAGAACCAATGCGGTGGGGCCCACCCAGACGCGAAGATGATGGCAAtgcatcagcagctgcagcagtgtcTGTACtatcaacagcagcagacccAAGGCATGTGGAATCCAGGCGCGCATCAGATGTACTCTGGCGTGAACCCTAGCATGCACAACCCCAACTTTATCGCGCAGCAGTACCGCTACTTTGGccatggaggagatggcgtgCATCAataccagcagcggcagcagcctgGCCCTGGCAACAATGTGAACCTCACTTCCCCGCAGAGACCAGAGTGGGCGGAGTCGCGCCCTGGCCGAACACCATGCAAGAAGAGCTGGTGGTCACATGTGGTGTCGCAAATCCGCTTTGTCGACAGCCCGCGCGGCATCGACCTTGACGTCGAGGACGAGCATGCAAACGTGccggaggagctgaagcaaATAGGGTCGaaggcggcgacgaggatggACAAGGAagcggaagcagcagctccggGCTTCGTGGGCACCTTCGAGAATCCCAAAGGGTCGGGCGAAGTCCCAGGGTTCGCCCCGGCCCCGGCCTTGGTTAGCggccccgcagcagcggccggcGGATGGCAGCAGAAGGGCGCAGATGTTCCCTTCTTGGGCATGGCGAATCCACGTCCGCCGTatcctcagcagcagcaacaaccaGCACAGGCGCAAGCATCCCCGCGGTCAAGAACGAATGGAGTGCCGCcccagcgacagcaacagctgcagcggcacctctgcaGGGTCAATCACGACCCTGCTTCCAAGGGTAAAGGCAACAGTCACTCCGCAAATGGCGCTGGGTCGAGAGCGACATCGGAGAGCAGCTTGCCCGAGGCCACTGGCCGCCCTGAAGGGGACCTCTTGGGCGACACCGGCACTATTGAGGGCAAACTCTGCCGACAGGCGGTAGACAATGCCGAGGGAAAGGAGCGTGAGAAGGCGGCCAGGAAACAGCTCCAAAGCGTGCAGCCACACAGCAAAGACAAGCCTGGCGGTGTGAAAGGGATGCAACCAACCATGCACAAACGTCAGTCTGAGAACGAATCCTCCGCCGGAGGTgcacagcaggagcaggGGAAGGGAACACCTAAGTCGATAAACTCTCATCACTGCGGGATCGTGGAGCATCAAGGATCACCAAAGCTGTCGCAGGCGGCACGGAAGCCTACGCGCCGCCGCTATCGCCCCCACAATAATTACTTTGACATGAGAAGACCCAATGACGTGAACGGAAATGATGGCAAGGAGAACGGTGGAGACAACTCCGATGAGTACAgtagtggcagcggcagcggtggtagtTGCAGTAGCTCCTCGCGCGGCTCTGacagtgacgacgacgacgacggcgacagcgatAGCAGCtacagcggtggcagcgataCTGACGACGAAGCTGAGTACAGCACGATGCGGCGGAACTCGCAGAGCGGCATTGGTGGTCAAAGCACCTTGGAGTACAGCGCTTTCCACGACGCACTGggagcgcacgcgcgcaacTTCATCACCTCTTCAGAAAATCACTCGGCAGGTCGCCACAGCATTGGCGGCCTCCTTGGCGCAGGCGTTGGTGGTCGATTTCTGTACCCGGAAGCGTCGGCATCGAACGTGCCAGGTGATGGGCTGTTAGTCAGCACACTGGGTCATCCACAGCAAGCAACCATGCCGGATGCGGGCGTCTGCTACAATGTCTTGGGCTCCTTCAGTCTAGCCCGCTGTATGGCACACGCCCTGTCGGCTAATGCCGTTTCCACTCCCAGCAACAGCGTCACTATGCCCAGCAACTCAGCCACCATGGCAACAGACTTGGACGACTTGGATAAGCAAGGCTACGAGATTGGCACTCTCACAGTGGCAGACACCGTCCTCAAGCAAGCAAACCAGACACCACCTGTAGGCACCACTGGAGGTACGTTCTCTCGTCGCACGAGCATACAGCCTAGGGCAGCCACAACGCGAACACCCACGAAGAGTACTCCACTGGCGTCCGccaggaaagaggaaaagtcACCAACGCGACCCAGACAAGTGGTGGGTGTGCACAAGCCGGTGCCACACTCTTTGGTGGTGCCTGGAACCAGCAGTGGCACTGGCGCCACCAAAGCTGTCTCGAAGACTGCGGAAACGTCATTGCCCAAAGTGCGCTCAGGCACAGAACGAGAGCACCTCAAGGGCAGTGATGCGCTGGCTAAGCGCTGTGTGACGAAGCGTGTGTCGAAGGActctggcagcagcacggcggtAAGTCTCAAGTGCAAGGGTGAGAGCACCCTTCCTGTGCCCTCGGATCGTCAGCGCACCGCTTCGGCCACGAaggacaagaagagcgaaaaagtGGCGTCGCCGATCACAAGAGTCGTGTTggccacggcagcgaaggAAGCCTCTGCGCACGTCAAGACTAACGCAGCGACTACGACCGCGGCGCCAaaaggcgccaccgccactgtcgcACCCACCACGCTGGCAGAAACCAATCCCcgcccagcgccgccgctccccctcATTAGCAGCACGCAGCACGGGTCCAGTGTGACACCTCCGAACATCGACAAGGCCAAGGCAGCTGCAACTGTCGTCACAAGTCAGTCATCCGTAGAGTCTCGTCAGCCTTCATCGGAGAAAACCCCTATCGTGGCCCCACACTTCGCAACCGACCAGACACTCCCTACCAACGCTGGCGGTACGGTGTGggtggcggccgctgctgctgccgtggcgggcCTTAAGCCTGCAGCGCAACTCTCCCCATCCTCTCTTCACAGGCCAAccgcctcgccttctctggGCGGTCGCGCACCCGTGCGCCCCGCAGCGCGGGCCCCCGCAGTCGCCACACCGCCCTTGCCCACCGCCACTAGCAAGATACCAGCTGACCTGAAGCGCgtcggagcagcagcagcggtctCCTCTGCGACGCCATctgacgccgctgtgccGATCATCGACTCAAACGGCCGCCATCCTCACCGAgtgccagcaccgctgctgggcCCTGCCACTGCGAGCGCAGCACCCGCACATCATCGaccacagccacagcggccCAAGAACGGCGCATTGAAGAATCCCGGCACTGCGAAGAATGCGCGGGGTACGACGGTCAGTGAGGCGGCCGCATCAGAAATGCCGCCAAACAAGAGTGCAGGATCGGCACCTGAGTCATCTGTCACTCCTGGTGCCCCAAAGAAACCCAGCACTGTACTGCTGACCAACCTCACACCTGTAAAACCGActgtcgccaccgcgacCGCAACAACTTCATCGGCTGCACGCGGGGCAACGGCCCCTGTAACGGCACGCTCCCCACCTTTGGTAAGCGGTACTAGCATTACCACTGCTACAGTGGAAGACCTTGCAACACCATCCGGCACAGAGACGCCGCTTACCACGGCCAGCTCCGCAGCCGAACAGCCACCTGCGAACGGTGTAAGCAAGACAGCTGCTGTGAGCGCCTCTGGGAACTCACTGAAGCACTCCGCCTCGGTGTCCCCTCgaatgggcagcagcgcccctGACTCGCTCACAAAGGACAGGTTGCCGCCAGCCATGTCTGTGGCTGCGAGTCAagccagcagcacccctTCCAGCCACAGCAACCTGCAGTCGGCCATCAacggcgatgacgacggcggcgtaTGGCCGGGAGACCCGTTCAATTACTACGGTTACAGCGAGTCAGACCTCCCTGACTCGAATAATCACTACGCCATAAATTCGTCGCAGCCGAAGTTGCCGGCTGGCAATCACGCCGTGCACAAGTACTCGATGGTAGGAAGTCCACCCGTGTCGCCACTCATCCCCTCTAGTACCGCAGGCAAGGCTGATGTATCCAGCCATATTGGCGCGAGGCGGTGGTTGTCAGGTGACGCCGACGTGTTGGAGGAAATAGGGTACCTATACTACTAGAAGCCATGGTAGGAAGAAAGGGCAGGAAAGAGGGCAGCGACGTGGGTAATGCATACCGAGTCATGGTGGAACCAGAGAGGCCGAGGGGCGCACGGCACAGGACCGAAGACAGAGCCTCCGCATGCGTGGCACGGGGTGTGGATACTTGAAAGGTGAtaaggagggagaagcggctgATGGGCTTTTGCAgcgttgcctctctctctctctctcggagCGCCCTCACTGAGTCAGCTGGCCCATCCCCCGacccgcccctctccttcttccttcgCAGTATTCCCCCTTCACCTGACTGGCCTACATGACGCGCATAGGCATCTCATCACTTCTCTTGGCTCATCCGCCTTTTTATGATGACCAACACGTTTCAATCAGCCTCGGTGCGTctcgccgcctcccctctcctttctcgccATCACCATCTTCCCATCGCGCACTCCCCTCAGCCCCCACTGCCTCCGTTCAGATACGCCGACTGatgctcttttcgttttctttcgcttttctgtttctttgTTAATTGCTTGATGTTGCAACTACGtgtacacatacacacacacacacacacacacgtgcgtgctACGCGATGCAGTCGTCGATCTTGCTGTAGATGATGATGAGAGACGGTATGtgccagtgtgtgtgtgtctcccccTGTGtatctttcccctctccccacccccctccaccttcccaccttcttctctcgcaaTGCGCCTACTCCCCTTtacttctttttcttcttttcgctgTGTGTGCAACTTAGGATGGGTACGTGTATggttgtcgtcgtcttcgatACGGAacggaagagaggaggggaggggtgagactgcaagaggggagaagagaaagagagcggaggaaagaggcTCGGAAGGGGTTGCAAAATGAAGGTATGCAGTAAGGTGACATGAAGTCACACAAGGCACGGGCAGACAAACATACAgagtgggaaagggggtgagTCAGAAAGGGACAAGGAGAACTGGtgcgcccctccccacacacgcacacacgcaaggaTCGAGTACACACTCTCTTGTCCCCTtactgcccctctctccctcttggccagccctctccacctctaTCCCCAGAATAAACAAAGCTGAGGTGTGTCCACTACTTTTACCTCACCTCTCTGTGTTTCTGGATGCCGTGTTGACGTGACTCTTTCGCTTCGCAGTCGCCCACTCCGGTTTATGCTGCCGGTTGCTCCCTTGAAGAGGCAGGGGGGGTTTGCCGCTGTGTTATTGTGGAGGGCGCTGGTGATGGTACTGGGCTCCTGGTGTTGAGGATGCATCTTCCTCCTACCTGAAAaatgctgttgctgcgtaTCTGCCTTTATGTGTGCGcactcttcttccttcttcttttttttcgctcaACTGAAGGGGTGTATACGGATGGGTAAGAGGAGCAGAACAGAGAACAAATCGGTGGCTACAGCACAAGTCGCAGATGCCTACGTGTAAAGATGTGAATTAGGGCACATGTATGTCGTAACTTTAtatcttctcctttccttgggtgtgggtgtgtgctatctcttctgcgcctttcctctcttgcttcaTCCCTTGCCTCCGTATCCATCCTTCTTCGTTCTTCAAccctcttttcgctcctGAGCGCCCACTGTGGGAGCCATGAGAATTGCTATTCCTTCTCCGGAAAGATGGGTGGTTTGCAgaagacacacgcgcgcagaggAAATATAAGCAACTGCGGCGAAGCAGGAGTAATTTCAGCAGTGTGCCCAATGAGCGTGTCGGTTCTTCTTGTTGTCTGCATATGCATTCAGCAATTGACCCCTTTCATGTATATGTATTCCTCCTCTGTTCTGTGCTTCCTCGTGCTTGCTCTGGTATGCTGGCCACCAGCATTGCAAACATGAAGAGAGGccgtcttttccctcttAGATATACGCGCATCCTCAATGCCACGCCCACTTACTTCCccgcacgcgtgtgtctggGGATGGGTATGTGTCCCACACGTATCCAAACACACTGCTGTagcgtcctcctccctcttcccccccccccgctgaCGTGAACAGGGTCTCTGCTATGTGGGCTTTATCTGACCTTTTTTccctccgtgtgtgtgtgtgggtggggggggggtgcgcgcgTGTAGCTGTTTGTGTCTTCCCTATTCGTTCACTGCTTTATCGCTTCGCTGTTACGCTCGCTTCTCCTTATCGTtggcccctccctccctttcggCTATGTCTTTCTGGTCTTTGCTTTTGCTCGCTGGTGCCATTGATGAAGTACACCTCTCTTGTGCACTTTAACACCGGTGTCTGTCTTGGCGCATGTGTACGTGGACGCCTCTCAGCTGTGGTTTGATATCGATGTCGCTGGGAaacgctttctctctcccccccctcctttccttttcactGCTGTTCACTAGCCATCGTGCCCTCTCATTCGGCGTGTGCATGTTCTCCCTCGATCGCTTTTGGGGAGGTATGGTCGACATAtgggtgcgcgtgcgctccTCATTTCAGTACTatgttttccccttttttttttgctatGGTTGATGGCAGCCGCCGCAttcgtttttctcctctctccttcatctgTTGTTCTTCTGCTCGATTTCGCTCTGTCTCTTTGTCGTCTGCCTCACCAGTGTAGgacacacacctacacacttGGCGACAGCGCATGggccgcctctctttcttctgaACATATATAGGTGGCCTCCAACCGTcgtgtgcacacgcgcgcatgtCTAGTACAAGTTGTTTTAGGCCCACTTGAATGACTgtctccagcaccgcccacccacctTCCTTTCGCGTCCTCGTTGAAAGAAGCTCTTGTGTGAATAATTAAATGTGTATGTACATCAAACATGgagagaacgaaagagagagaaggggaaagggctCACGGTTGTCCGTTGCTTACCCTCACTGGCGGTAAACGAGTGAGCGCctcgtctctcctctctcgtcatTCATATATCCATGGCTGAGCTTTttctcgtgtgtgggtgtgtgtatattTGTGAAACTCACCGTCGCTTCTCTTTGGGCCTTTCATTATGTTatcgtttttctttccctttgccTGTCTGTTTCATCCTCTTCCGCTCCTCTCGgtgttctcttcctttcaTTTTTTGTCCTCCCAtttcgctctccttcttgcCTCACCGCCCTAGAATTGAGCCCACTGATGTGTAGGTGGCTGTATGCGTCTTTGCAGCTTCGCGTATACGTATGCCTGGGGTTTTCGCTTTCGTCCTTAGCGCTCCTCGCTATTGTTTCACTCGCTTTACACAACCCCTGATGACGGCGGGGCCGGGACACCACTCAGCGCGTGGCCTCTCAGGGCCCAGTgccccccactctctgtgtggcgaagccaggcagcccccctacccctgccaatgccgagtCACgcctggcggtggcgaccagcAGAATGGGGGCGactgtgaggcggcctgcggagCGAGGGGCGGGCAGAGCTCGGGACAAGAGGTCGTACACCGATGACCGagccggcgcactgctgcaacgtGTGTGTCCAGCACTGCTTGGCGTCACGCGATGGGGTCTGTGAGAGGGCTGTGGGGGAGTCGAGTGGTGTTTGACGTCATGTGCTGTACTGCAGAGAGAATGGACACAGTGTGAATATATACTCATcggcttttctttctctaCTGTGTGTTTCGACTTGCTCAACTGCACAGCTGATCGGCAAGAGAAGCCCGAGAGAAAGGCGTGCGACACGCGAATACATATATAAGCAGAAGCCCCCAGGAGCACacgtgcgctctctctctctaggcaaagggaaggaaaagggagcagcagcaatacgCTGGAGAGATCCGGCGCTGTGGTCGCCTCATTACTCactgtctctttcttttcatccctttcctccttacTTTCTCTCTGGGGTGGTCGGTATTTCTCCACCATCGATCTGGCCATCTCATTTCCTCGGCACCAACGTAGGCTGGTGGGCCCCTCTCCCATaacaaccaaaaaaaaaaaacatagaAAAAAATTAAAGGAATTTGGCGCTGCTTTTCCcacgccaacacacacatagaggtcatacacacacacacacacacacatatatatacgGGGGGACTGAGAGGTCTCACAGAACAAGAGCGACGCGGCGTCACtaccgcccctccccttccgtactttctctctctggtcTTCGCCCCCTCTCGTCGATTCCATAAGATCATAGATCGTGTCCCACTCTCTTTTTGAGCGTGTGtatctccctctttcttgcTCCTAGAACTGAGCTTCTCtggccctccccctcctcccccaccccttcctaTATTCACGCACCCCACGatcctccgcctcctctacaGCCACAGCAAAGACACTCTCCTCAACAGTATCGCCATAGTCTCTGCCCTCGCCTATTGATAGAGTTACCCGCTCAGACCCTGTTTGTTCCATTCCTTCCGCCGATATTGTCTTTGTACCCCCACACGCCCGCACTTCCTCACCATCACCGGCATCCCACGAACCGGATCCTCACGGCCTGGCGAGCTGCGTCGACACGTAATGAAAACACACCAACAAACCCTCTGTGcgtcttccccttttctgctAGTGCATGGCTGATTTGTGCGGAGACTCTCATCGTTGCGTCTGTTACTCACTGTTCCCTGTGTGGGGCTGCGTCGCCCTTCCATGCATAGGCACTGAGGTCGATCGTGCTAGTAATGTTCGCCATCTTCTCTGCTTGCTTAGCCCCCAACCGACGGTGCGGTTTTTCCCTaggcaccactgctgccgctaacgctgctgctgcgtcccGTCGCAAGGTTAGTGCGGCAAGGGTTCGCTACAAAACTAAACCGACTGGGCGTAGAGGCTCCAGACTAGTGCGAAATGTTGGCCGACTCGCGAAGACGCAGCACAAGCTCTGTACTCGtgcgtcgccggcgccgtTGTTAGCGTCGTCTTCAGCGCCTTTCAGAGTCGTTGCGGCGACGGCTAACGGCGCGTCTAGAAAGGCGACGACAACATCTCAGCCTTGCTTCTCGCCCTCGTACGTCATCATGGATGCGATGCCAGTGCGCAGTCGCTTCATGAATCCCCTTGACTTCCTTAGCTCGTCGGAGCCGTTGATGCTCACACCGGAGGAAAAGGCGGAAGAgatggcggagaaggcgcgAGTGGCTGAGCTGAAAAACGATGCAAAGGccttggcagcggcgcttgcACAAGAGTTGGCCGAGAGAAAAGCTAAAACAACACCCGCAGTAGTCACAAAACCCCGTCGACCGGCAGTGCAAGCACCATCGAGGCCCAGGCGTTATGgaacacagcagcagcatcttccctccctccctccacgcTCACCCAAGCTTGCGCCCGTGACGCACAGACCCCCACGACGCCACAAGGCCTCGGCCAAGTCAGAAAGAGCGCGGGTCAAGACGCTCAAGCGGTGGCGGAAGCCGAAACCCCCACACCGGCCACAGACGCCGGCAGCACAGAGAGCCTTTTCCATTCCTAGAGAACGTAGCCGCTCACCAAAGATGCCCGCCTCCACACAGAGGTCGAGGCGCAAGACACATCAGACACCACAGCGACAGTCCGGTCGTCAGCCCATGcgacgcactgctgcagcgcggatacgcgctgcagcggcagccgcatccAGCCGAAGCGCCACCTCACACAAGCCGAGAGCTTCAAGAAGTGGAAAGAAGCACCCGGCCGTCCGACCTCACCGCGCAATGAAGGTCTACGCGTCTGTGGTCATGCGGCCTCGGTCCAAGTCAACTGTGAAGACGTGGCGACTCGCAAAGTCGAAAAAACGTGCCGTCGTGAAGGCACGCTGCGGCAAGCGGCAAAAAGCGTATTGAAGGCACAAAGGGAGGccagagggaggagacggtTTAGGTGATTGACGGTGCACATGGGCATCTGTGTACGTGttgctcgttctctctctctcttcctcttgatccctccctctccctcctccacaccctctcttctcttcgcaGTCCTACCAGCCACTTTAGTGGCATACGTATCGTTtgcttccccttctcttttggtTTGATGCCATTATGGGCTGGAGAcgtgaggtggtggtgttgttGTCTGTGTTCTCTAGAGTGTCGCTCTCGACCACTGCCCTCGCTCCCCCATTGCCCACTCACCCGCCCACCGCCTTTGTTGGATTTAActacaagaagaaaaagggagaaacgTTGGAAGAactgcgctgcacctctgcagagaggcgcgcggTTTGTGGAACGTGGCCCCCCCCCTA
This window contains:
- a CDS encoding hypothetical protein (TriTrypDB/GeneDB-style sysID: LpmP.20.5230); its protein translation is MYNDRRGDGSTWRQQQQQGMHPYRQNQCGGAHPDAKMMAMHQQLQQCLYYQQQQTQGMWNPGAHQMYSGVNPSMHNPNFIAQQYRYFGHGGDGVHQYQQRQQPGPGNNVNLTSPQRPEWAESRPGRTPCKKSWWSHVVSQIRFVDSPRGIDLDVEDEHANVPEELKQIGSKAATRMDKEAEAAAPGFVGTFENPKGSGEVPGFAPAPALVSGPAAAAGGWQQKGADVPFLGMANPRPPYPQQQQQPAQAQASPRSRTNGVPPQRQQQLQRHLCRVNHDPASKGKGNSHSANGAGSRATSESSLPEATGRPEGDLLGDTGTIEGKLCRQAVDNAEGKEREKAARKQLQSVQPHSKDKPGGVKGMQPTMHKRQSENESSAGGAQQEQGKGTPKSINSHHCGIVEHQGSPKLSQAARKPTRRRYRPHNNYFDMRRPNDVNGNDGKENGGDNSDEYSSGSGSGGSCSSSSRGSDSDDDDDGDSDSSYSGGSDTDDEAEYSTMRRNSQSGIGGQSTLEYSAFHDALGAHARNFITSSENHSAGRHSIGGLLGAGVGGRFLYPEASASNVPGDGLLVSTLGHPQQATMPDAGVCYNVLGSFSLARCMAHALSANAVSTPSNSVTMPSNSATMATDLDDLDKQGYEIGTLTVADTVLKQANQTPPVGTTGGTFSRRTSIQPRAATTRTPTKSTPLASARKEEKSPTRPRQVVGVHKPVPHSLVVPGTSSGTGATKAVSKTAETSLPKVRSGTEREHLKGSDALAKRCVTKRVSKDSGSSTAVSLKCKGESTLPVPSDRQRTASATKDKKSEKVASPITRVVLATAAKEASAHVKTNAATTTAAPKGATATVAPTTLAETNPRPAPPLPLISSTQHGSSVTPPNIDKAKAAATVVTSQSSVESRQPSSEKTPIVAPHFATDQTLPTNAGGTVWVAAAAAAVAGLKPAAQLSPSSLHRPTASPSLGGRAPVRPAARAPAVATPPLPTATSKIPADLKRVGAAAAVSSATPSDAAVPIIDSNGRHPHRVPAPLLGPATASAAPAHHRPQPQRPKNGALKNPGTAKNARGTTVSEAAASEMPPNKSAGSAPESSVTPGAPKKPSTVLLTNLTPVKPTVATATATTSSAARGATAPVTARSPPLVSGTSITTATVEDLATPSGTETPLTTASSAAEQPPANGVSKTAAVSASGNSLKHSASVSPRMGSSAPDSLTKDRLPPAMSVAASQASSTPSSHSNLQSAINGDDDGGVWPGDPFNYYGYSESDLPDSNNHYAINSSQPKLPAGNHAVHKYSMVGSPPVSPLIPSSTAGKADVSSHIGARRWLSGDADVLEEIGYLYY
- a CDS encoding hypothetical protein (TriTrypDB/GeneDB-style sysID: LpmP.20.5240); its protein translation is MPVRSRFMNPLDFLSSSEPLMLTPEEKAEEMAEKARVAELKNDAKALAAALAQELAERKAKTTPAVVTKPRRPAVQAPSRPRRYGTQQQHLPSLPPRSPKLAPVTHRPPRRHKASAKSERARVKTLKRWRKPKPPHRPQTPAAQRAFSIPRERSRSPKMPASTQRSRRKTHQTPQRQSGRQPMRRTAAARIRAAAAAASSRSATSHKPRASRSGKKHPAVRPHRAMKVYASVVMRPRSKSTVKTWRLAKSKKRAVVKARCGKRQKAY